One segment of Streptomyces sp. NBC_01463 DNA contains the following:
- a CDS encoding sugar ABC transporter permease has product MAVLTAPRKETREHTGHRPPARKRATRVPPVVLAFVLVPLLAEAFWVFWPALQGFYLAFTKWDGVSAPEFIGLGNFREMFGDAVFRTAALDTVIWLLLFGGLSAALGLGAALLLQQERRGVGFYRAALFLPVVFSLVATALVWQAMYQPDGLINKTLEAVGLSGLTHAWLADQDTALYAVIVPALWRQIGYVMVLYLAGLKGIDPVLYEAAKVDGATRWQQFRHITLPQLSSVNAVVLSVIVIDSLRSFDVVWALTRGGPYHSSELLSTYMYSTAFQSLRLGYGSALAVVIFLLAFGVIASYLVRAFREADA; this is encoded by the coding sequence ATGGCGGTACTCACCGCACCCCGGAAGGAGACCCGGGAGCACACCGGGCACCGGCCCCCGGCCCGCAAGCGGGCCACCCGGGTCCCGCCCGTCGTCCTCGCCTTCGTCCTCGTACCGCTGCTCGCCGAGGCCTTCTGGGTGTTCTGGCCGGCGCTCCAGGGCTTCTACCTCGCCTTCACCAAGTGGGACGGGGTCTCCGCCCCGGAGTTCATCGGACTCGGCAACTTCCGCGAGATGTTCGGCGACGCGGTCTTCCGGACCGCCGCCCTGGACACCGTGATCTGGCTGCTGCTCTTCGGCGGCCTCTCCGCCGCCCTCGGCCTCGGCGCGGCCCTGCTGCTCCAGCAGGAACGCCGCGGCGTCGGCTTCTACCGTGCCGCGCTCTTCCTGCCCGTGGTGTTCTCGCTGGTGGCCACCGCGCTGGTCTGGCAGGCGATGTACCAGCCCGACGGGCTGATCAACAAGACCCTCGAAGCGGTCGGGCTCTCCGGCCTCACCCACGCCTGGCTCGCCGACCAGGACACCGCCCTGTACGCCGTGATCGTGCCCGCGCTGTGGCGCCAGATCGGCTACGTGATGGTGCTGTACCTCGCCGGCCTCAAGGGCATCGACCCGGTGCTCTACGAGGCGGCGAAGGTGGACGGCGCCACCCGCTGGCAGCAGTTCCGCCACATCACGCTCCCGCAGCTCAGCAGCGTCAACGCCGTCGTCCTGTCGGTGATCGTCATCGACTCGCTGCGCTCCTTCGACGTGGTGTGGGCGCTCACCCGCGGCGGCCCGTACCACTCCTCCGAACTCCTCAGCACCTACATGTACTCCACCGCCTTCCAGTCGCTGCGACTCGGCTACGGCTCCGCCCTCGCGGTCGTGATCTTCCTGCTCGCCTTCGGGGTGATCGCGTCCTACCTCGTCCGCGCCTTCCGGGAGGCCGACGCATGA
- a CDS encoding alpha-galactosidase, with protein MTPHDRWLLRTENTTYAVRIAGEGRWAELTAWGPHGVETGESPFAHPHRTHFITPADAAPAEYLPYGMRPFTGAELVAGRHGQDRGTWWTFDSATADGDHALRLAFTDELQGLRAVLCYETVPGTDVILRWTELSCTGDGELRLERIHSAAVTVPVTDGARLTYLTGQWCQEFTRTQLELNRGRFEMASTQGVPGHAYVPWLAVQDAAAPDGHDTPTYGVALEWSGNWHLTADAEPGGAVRIAAGRVPHEGAVRLTPGDTLTTPRLACAFSPDGLDGLARVWHRYERRLSGGRMDRTRKVLYNSWEATGFDVDAAAQLELARIAAGMGAELFVVDDGWFTGRHDEKGGLGDWHPDPANFPDGFDHFIDEVRATGMDFGLWVEPESVSPASALYAEHPDWVYRIDGRPATLVREQLLLDLGRRDVQDFVIATFDRLLGDHAISYLKWDMNRPPTERGRPGAGPAGAQDLDAGHVAGYLRVLDHLRDHHPHVTVEGCAGGGGRIEHATLARTDVMWPSDNTAPLDRLAIQFGYLHAHAPHTMSSWVTDAPGVFDPRPRSLAFRFVTAMAGVLGIGADIRTWSAEQRAEAAVWVNRYKEIRDVVHHGEVHLLGTPADATCGVQYVEHGGARIAVTAWNTGRLDGAPLVPGRPARLRLRGLDPAARYTDQQTGAVHSGAHLRHYGLPFAWTARYDAELTVLIRQ; from the coding sequence GTGACCCCGCACGACCGGTGGCTGCTGCGCACCGAGAACACCACCTACGCGGTACGGATCGCCGGCGAGGGCCGCTGGGCCGAGCTCACCGCCTGGGGCCCGCACGGCGTCGAGACGGGCGAGTCGCCCTTCGCGCACCCGCACCGCACCCACTTCATCACCCCCGCCGACGCCGCCCCCGCGGAGTACCTGCCGTACGGGATGCGCCCCTTCACCGGCGCCGAACTCGTCGCCGGCCGCCACGGCCAGGACCGCGGCACCTGGTGGACCTTCGACTCCGCCACCGCCGACGGCGACCACGCCCTGCGCCTCGCCTTCACCGACGAGCTGCAGGGACTGCGCGCGGTCCTCTGCTACGAGACCGTGCCCGGCACCGACGTGATCCTGCGCTGGACCGAGCTGAGCTGCACCGGCGACGGGGAACTGCGGCTGGAACGCATCCACTCCGCGGCCGTCACCGTCCCCGTCACCGACGGAGCCCGGCTCACCTACCTCACCGGCCAGTGGTGCCAGGAGTTCACCCGCACCCAGCTCGAACTGAACCGCGGCCGCTTCGAGATGGCCTCCACCCAGGGCGTCCCCGGCCACGCCTACGTGCCCTGGCTCGCCGTCCAGGACGCCGCCGCCCCGGACGGCCACGACACCCCGACGTACGGCGTCGCGCTGGAGTGGTCCGGCAACTGGCACCTGACCGCCGACGCCGAACCCGGCGGCGCGGTACGGATCGCGGCCGGGCGGGTGCCCCACGAGGGCGCCGTCCGGCTCACCCCGGGCGACACCCTCACCACCCCCCGGCTGGCCTGCGCGTTCAGCCCGGACGGCCTCGACGGCCTGGCCCGGGTCTGGCACCGCTACGAGCGCCGGCTGAGCGGCGGCCGGATGGACCGCACCCGCAAGGTCCTCTACAACTCCTGGGAGGCGACCGGTTTCGACGTCGACGCCGCCGCCCAGCTCGAACTCGCCCGGATCGCCGCCGGCATGGGCGCCGAACTGTTCGTCGTCGACGACGGCTGGTTCACCGGACGGCACGACGAGAAGGGCGGACTGGGCGACTGGCACCCCGACCCGGCGAACTTCCCCGACGGCTTCGACCACTTCATCGACGAGGTCCGCGCCACCGGAATGGACTTCGGCCTCTGGGTCGAACCCGAGTCGGTCAGCCCGGCGTCCGCGCTCTACGCCGAACACCCCGACTGGGTCTACCGGATCGACGGCCGCCCCGCCACGCTCGTGCGCGAGCAGCTGCTCCTCGACCTCGGCCGCCGGGACGTCCAGGACTTCGTCATCGCCACCTTCGACCGGCTGCTCGGCGACCACGCCATCAGCTATCTCAAGTGGGACATGAACCGCCCGCCCACCGAACGCGGCCGGCCCGGCGCAGGACCCGCCGGGGCACAGGACCTGGACGCCGGGCACGTCGCCGGATACCTGCGCGTCCTCGACCACCTGCGCGACCACCACCCGCACGTCACCGTCGAGGGCTGCGCCGGAGGCGGCGGCCGCATCGAGCACGCCACCCTCGCCCGCACCGACGTGATGTGGCCCAGCGACAACACCGCCCCGCTGGACCGTCTCGCCATCCAGTTCGGCTATCTGCACGCGCACGCCCCGCACACCATGAGCTCCTGGGTCACCGACGCACCCGGCGTCTTCGACCCGCGCCCCCGCTCCCTGGCCTTCCGCTTCGTCACCGCCATGGCCGGGGTCCTGGGCATCGGCGCCGACATCCGCACCTGGTCCGCCGAGCAGCGCGCCGAGGCGGCCGTCTGGGTGAACCGCTACAAGGAGATCCGCGACGTCGTCCACCACGGCGAGGTCCACCTCCTCGGCACCCCCGCCGACGCCACCTGCGGAGTCCAGTACGTGGAACACGGCGGCGCCCGGATCGCCGTCACCGCCTGGAACACCGGCCGCCTGGACGGGGCGCCGCTCGTCCCGGGACGCCCCGCCCGGCTGCGCCTGCGCGGCCTGGACCCGGCCGCCCGCTACACCGACCAGCAGACCGGGGCCGTCCACAGCGGCGCCCATCTGCGGCACTACGGACTGCCGTTCGCCTGGACCGCCCGGTACGACGCCGAACTCACCGTCCTGATCCGGCAGTAG
- the dgoD gene encoding galactonate dehydratase — MKITRIETFLVPPRWLFCRIETDEGVVGWGEPVVEGRAEVVRAAVDVLAEYLIGQDPLRIQDHWQVLSKGGFYRGGPVLSSAVAGIDQALWDIAGKTYGAPVHALLGGPVRDRVRVYAWVGGDEPARLTEEITAQVEAGFTAVKMNAAGRTAPLDTPAETAAVVERVAAAREALGPGRDVAIDMHGRFGPAGARRVLQAIEPLHPLFVEEPLLPELGHLLPALVGATSVPIATGERLYGRADFLPALTAGIAVAQPDLSHAGGISEVHRIGSLAETYGVQLAPHCPLGPIALAASLQIAFATPNFLIQEQSRGIHYNKDADLLSYVVDTEPFRFEDGHARRGVLPGLGITVDENAVRAADRTGHAWRNPVWRHDDGSFAEW, encoded by the coding sequence GTGAAGATCACCCGTATCGAGACCTTCCTCGTACCGCCGCGCTGGCTGTTCTGCCGGATCGAGACCGACGAGGGCGTCGTCGGCTGGGGCGAACCCGTCGTCGAGGGCCGCGCCGAAGTGGTCCGGGCCGCCGTCGACGTCCTCGCCGAATACCTCATCGGCCAGGACCCGCTGCGCATCCAGGACCACTGGCAGGTCCTCAGCAAGGGCGGCTTCTACCGCGGCGGGCCGGTCCTCTCCAGTGCCGTCGCCGGAATCGACCAGGCGCTGTGGGACATCGCCGGGAAGACTTACGGCGCCCCCGTGCACGCCCTGCTCGGCGGCCCCGTGCGCGACCGGGTCCGCGTCTACGCCTGGGTCGGCGGCGACGAACCCGCCCGGCTCACCGAGGAGATCACCGCCCAGGTCGAGGCCGGCTTCACCGCCGTCAAGATGAACGCGGCGGGCCGCACCGCCCCCCTGGACACCCCCGCCGAGACCGCCGCCGTCGTCGAACGGGTCGCCGCCGCCCGCGAGGCGCTCGGACCCGGCCGCGACGTCGCCATCGACATGCACGGCCGGTTCGGCCCGGCCGGGGCCCGCCGGGTCCTCCAGGCCATCGAACCGCTGCACCCGCTCTTCGTGGAGGAACCCCTCCTGCCCGAGCTGGGCCACCTGCTGCCCGCCCTCGTCGGCGCCACCTCCGTCCCCATCGCCACCGGCGAACGGCTCTACGGACGCGCCGACTTCCTGCCCGCGCTGACGGCCGGGATCGCGGTCGCCCAGCCGGACCTCTCGCACGCCGGAGGCATCTCCGAGGTCCACCGCATCGGCTCGCTCGCCGAGACCTACGGGGTGCAGCTCGCCCCGCACTGCCCCCTCGGCCCGATCGCCCTCGCCGCCAGCCTCCAGATCGCCTTCGCCACCCCGAACTTCCTCATCCAGGAACAGAGCCGCGGCATCCACTACAACAAGGACGCCGACCTGCTCAGCTACGTCGTCGACACCGAACCCTTCCGCTTCGAGGACGGGCACGCCCGGCGCGGCGTCCTGCCGGGGCTGGGCATCACCGTCGACGAGAACGCCGTACGCGCGGCCGACCGGACCGGACACGCCTGGCGCAACCCGGTGTGGCGGCACGACGACGGCTCCTTCGCCGAGTGGTGA
- a CDS encoding carbohydrate ABC transporter permease translates to MTATHTPTPRTGPGRRRIWGTAGFHASAGLLAVLWLLPIALVLVTSVRSFDDVAAHGVGSLPHSFTLDGFRQAWVDGGQQRALINSLLVTIPSVLLSLLLASTAAFALSRYDVPLRRTLLLLMLGGNLLPPQILLVPVSKLSELLGLYDSLYALIGVQVGFGIGFYVFVLHGFMRSIPPEIQQAAVIDGAGPWQIYTRIILPLAKPAMAALSALSFTWIFNDLLWAITVLRTDTRMPITASLIGLQGQYVSMWNVIAAGSVIAAAPTVIVFLKFQRHFVAGLNLGAVK, encoded by the coding sequence ATGACCGCCACCCACACCCCGACCCCGCGCACCGGACCGGGACGGCGACGGATCTGGGGCACCGCCGGCTTCCACGCCAGTGCCGGACTGCTCGCGGTGCTCTGGCTGCTGCCCATCGCGCTGGTCCTCGTCACCAGCGTCCGGTCCTTCGACGACGTCGCCGCCCACGGAGTCGGCAGCCTGCCGCACTCCTTCACCCTGGACGGCTTCCGCCAGGCCTGGGTGGACGGCGGCCAGCAGCGCGCACTGATCAACAGCCTGCTCGTCACCATCCCGTCGGTGCTGCTGTCGCTGCTGCTCGCCTCGACGGCCGCGTTCGCGCTCAGCCGCTACGACGTACCGCTGCGCCGCACGCTCCTGCTGCTCATGCTCGGCGGCAACCTGCTGCCCCCGCAGATCCTGCTGGTCCCGGTCTCCAAACTCAGCGAACTGCTGGGCCTGTACGACTCGCTGTACGCCCTCATCGGCGTCCAGGTCGGCTTCGGCATCGGCTTCTACGTCTTCGTGCTGCACGGCTTCATGCGGTCCATCCCGCCGGAGATCCAGCAGGCCGCCGTCATCGACGGCGCCGGCCCCTGGCAGATCTACACCCGGATCATCCTGCCGCTCGCCAAGCCCGCCATGGCCGCGCTCAGCGCCCTGTCGTTCACCTGGATCTTCAACGACCTGCTGTGGGCCATCACCGTGCTGCGCACCGACACCCGGATGCCCATCACCGCCTCGCTCATCGGACTCCAGGGCCAGTACGTCTCCATGTGGAACGTCATCGCGGCCGGTTCCGTCATCGCCGCGGCCCCGACCGTCATCGTCTTCCTCAAGTTCCAGCGCCACTTCGTGGCCGGCCTCAATCTGGGAGCAGTCAAGTGA
- a CDS encoding FCD domain-containing protein produces the protein MTPYARRGVHGQTVETLARRVLSGEIPEGATLDLVALQGELDVSLTALRESLKVLAAKGIVDARQKRGTFVRARADWNLLDADVLRWQFAGGTGADLALLRNLGEVRGIIEPAAVRLAAARRTEEDLVTLEAAITAMGEQEGGAAHAVEADLAFHRALLAATHNELLERMEMVIESGLAHRDEIVHSSQHGEDPVPSHRAVLDAVRDRDPDAAEHAMRALLDQAVRDLDRVHGTGAATDEGNADR, from the coding sequence ATGACGCCATACGCGCGCCGCGGAGTGCACGGCCAGACCGTGGAGACTCTCGCGCGCCGGGTCCTGAGCGGCGAGATCCCCGAAGGGGCGACGCTCGACCTCGTGGCGCTCCAGGGCGAGCTCGACGTCAGCCTGACCGCCCTGCGGGAGTCCCTGAAGGTCCTCGCGGCCAAGGGGATCGTCGACGCGCGCCAGAAGCGCGGCACCTTCGTCAGGGCCCGCGCGGACTGGAATCTGCTCGACGCGGACGTACTGCGCTGGCAGTTCGCCGGCGGCACCGGCGCCGACCTGGCACTGCTGCGCAACCTCGGCGAGGTCCGCGGCATCATCGAGCCGGCCGCCGTCCGGCTCGCCGCCGCCCGGCGCACCGAGGAGGACCTGGTCACCCTGGAAGCCGCCATCACCGCGATGGGCGAGCAGGAGGGCGGCGCGGCCCACGCGGTCGAGGCCGACCTCGCCTTCCACCGCGCACTCCTCGCCGCCACCCACAACGAACTGCTGGAACGCATGGAGATGGTCATCGAGTCCGGCCTCGCCCACCGCGACGAGATCGTGCACAGCTCCCAGCACGGCGAGGACCCCGTACCCAGCCACCGGGCCGTCCTCGACGCCGTGCGCGACCGGGACCCGGACGCCGCGGAACACGCCATGCGGGCCCTGCTCGACCAGGCCGTACGCGACCTCGACCGGGTGCACGGCACCGGAGCGGCCACCGACGAGGGGAACGCGGACCGGTGA
- a CDS encoding SDR family oxidoreductase gives MNGNPRFADKVAVVTGAASGIGAATAERLAAEGAAVILADIAPDPGERVAAGIRADGGRALFVRTDVSDEADWQRAVDAAHTFGPVGVLVSNAYTVDVTPAHEMTVASWERQLAVNLTGAFLGFRAVLPDLRAQRGAAVLTSSVHAHKGIPGHPAYAASKGALLSLCGQLAVEYGPEVRVNAVLPGPILTAAWDRVGEEDRRQSVAETAAGRFGTPEEAAAAIAFLAADEASYITGSSLLVDGGWSVVKSSA, from the coding sequence ATGAACGGAAACCCCCGCTTCGCCGACAAGGTGGCCGTGGTCACCGGAGCCGCCTCGGGCATCGGCGCGGCCACCGCGGAACGCCTCGCCGCCGAGGGCGCCGCGGTGATCCTCGCGGACATCGCACCGGACCCCGGCGAGCGTGTCGCCGCCGGCATCCGCGCCGACGGTGGCCGGGCCCTCTTCGTGCGTACGGACGTCTCCGACGAGGCCGACTGGCAGCGGGCCGTGGACGCGGCGCACACCTTCGGACCCGTCGGCGTCCTGGTGAGCAACGCCTACACGGTCGACGTCACCCCCGCCCACGAGATGACCGTGGCCTCCTGGGAGCGGCAGCTCGCGGTGAACCTCACCGGCGCCTTCCTCGGCTTCCGGGCGGTCCTGCCCGACCTGCGCGCACAGCGCGGCGCCGCCGTCCTCACCTCCTCGGTCCACGCCCACAAGGGCATCCCCGGACACCCCGCCTACGCGGCCTCCAAGGGTGCGCTGCTCTCCCTGTGCGGACAGCTCGCGGTGGAGTACGGGCCCGAGGTGCGGGTCAACGCCGTGCTGCCCGGACCCATCCTGACCGCGGCCTGGGACCGGGTGGGGGAGGAGGACCGGCGCCAGAGCGTCGCCGAGACGGCCGCCGGCCGCTTCGGCACCCCCGAGGAGGCGGCCGCGGCCATCGCCTTCCTCGCCGCCGACGAGGCGTCCTACATCACCGGATCGAGCCTGCTCGTCGACGGCGGCTGGTCCGTCGTCAAGTCCTCGGCCTGA
- a CDS encoding bifunctional 4-hydroxy-2-oxoglutarate aldolase/2-dehydro-3-deoxy-phosphogluconate aldolase, whose product MELLTELRTHRIVAIVRGDDADAALRTVLTLAEEGLPLIEVSLSGKDALDVIRRARAALGPSAPLGAGTVLTAGDAAAVHEAGADFVVTPAVCEGVTEAKRLGLPVLAGVMTPSDIVAARRLGADAYKLFPAAQAGGPGYLKALRGPFPDLPFVPVGGVDDGAARDYLALGATAVGVGSPLIGDAADGGSTDALRARTRAFLDAVRLPADSGR is encoded by the coding sequence GTGGAGTTGCTGACCGAGCTGCGCACCCACCGGATCGTCGCCATCGTGCGCGGCGACGACGCGGACGCCGCACTCAGGACCGTACTCACCCTGGCCGAGGAGGGACTGCCCCTCATCGAGGTCTCCCTCAGCGGCAAGGACGCGCTCGACGTCATCCGCCGGGCCCGCGCCGCACTCGGACCGTCCGCACCCCTCGGCGCCGGCACCGTCCTGACCGCAGGGGACGCGGCCGCGGTGCACGAGGCGGGGGCCGACTTCGTCGTCACCCCGGCCGTCTGCGAAGGCGTCACCGAGGCGAAACGGCTCGGGCTGCCCGTGCTGGCCGGCGTGATGACGCCGAGCGACATCGTCGCCGCGCGGCGGCTCGGCGCCGACGCGTACAAACTCTTCCCGGCCGCGCAGGCCGGCGGCCCGGGCTATCTGAAGGCGCTGCGGGGACCGTTCCCGGACCTGCCGTTCGTACCGGTCGGGGGAGTGGACGACGGGGCGGCCCGCGACTACCTCGCCCTGGGCGCGACCGCCGTGGGCGTCGGCTCCCCGCTGATCGGCGACGCGGCCGACGGCGGCAGCACCGACGCGCTGCGGGCACGCACCCGGGCCTTCCTCGACGCCGTGCGCCTCCCCGCGGACAGCGGACGATGA
- a CDS encoding sugar kinase: MTATARPPVTCIGETMAALVPEPAAPLEGSDRLGVRIAGAESNVAVYLADHGIPARWVSALGDDPFGRRIRGEVAASGVDVSGVRTDPHRPTGLLVKDPGPDGTRVHYYRRGSAASALTPELLEDEAVRTAGLIHLSGITPALSASCHELVAALLEPPADERPCPVSFDVNHRPALWPEGTAATVLLGFARRADITFVGLDEAQALWGGHLADAAAVRELLPGPRVLVVKDGGRAATAFDGDRVHTVPAPRVGVVEPVGAGDAFAAGYLAGLLRGEDTVRALRLGHLTAGAALRVTGDHGPLPDRDRLAALLDAGAAEWAAGTDGR; this comes from the coding sequence ATGACCGCGACCGCCCGGCCCCCGGTCACCTGCATCGGCGAGACCATGGCCGCACTGGTGCCGGAACCGGCCGCCCCGCTGGAGGGGTCCGACCGGCTCGGGGTACGGATCGCAGGCGCCGAGTCCAACGTGGCGGTGTACCTCGCCGACCACGGGATCCCCGCCCGCTGGGTCTCCGCCCTCGGCGACGACCCGTTCGGCCGCCGCATCCGCGGTGAGGTCGCCGCGTCCGGTGTCGACGTCAGCGGGGTGCGCACCGACCCGCACCGCCCGACCGGGCTCCTCGTCAAGGACCCCGGCCCCGACGGCACCCGGGTGCACTACTACCGCCGCGGCTCCGCCGCCTCGGCGCTGACCCCGGAGCTGCTGGAGGACGAGGCCGTGCGCACCGCCGGGCTCATCCACCTCAGCGGCATCACCCCGGCCCTCTCGGCGAGCTGCCACGAGCTGGTCGCCGCGCTGCTGGAACCCCCGGCGGACGAACGGCCCTGCCCCGTCAGCTTCGACGTCAACCACCGGCCCGCCCTCTGGCCGGAGGGCACGGCCGCGACCGTGCTGCTCGGCTTCGCGCGGCGGGCGGACATCACCTTCGTCGGCCTGGACGAGGCCCAGGCCCTGTGGGGCGGGCACCTGGCCGACGCGGCCGCCGTGCGCGAGCTGCTGCCCGGGCCCCGCGTCCTCGTGGTCAAGGACGGCGGCCGGGCGGCCACCGCGTTCGACGGCGACCGGGTCCACACGGTGCCCGCGCCCCGGGTCGGGGTCGTCGAACCGGTGGGCGCCGGTGACGCGTTCGCCGCCGGGTACCTCGCCGGGCTGCTGCGCGGCGAGGACACCGTACGGGCGCTGCGGCTCGGACACCTCACCGCGGGCGCCGCGCTGCGGGTCACCGGTGACCACGGACCGCTGCCGGACCGGGACCGGCTGGCCGCGCTGCTGGACGCGGGGGCGGCCGAATGGGCCGCGGGAACGGACGGGAGGTGA
- a CDS encoding SMP-30/gluconolactonase/LRE family protein: MTAGTPAVRWADRLGLGEGIRAVDGRIVLVDILTGRLLSGPGDGTAPLTELARLDTPLGAVAPVHDRPGHWIAAAGTGVCLIAPDGSPEWLARPEDGAATAMRMNDATADPQGRFWAGSMSYDADEGAGSLYRTGHDGSVTRVLDGLTVPNGPAFTADGTVMYLADSAKGVIRRYPVDPAGGLPGAPDTFASFGEGSPDGMTVDDEGALWTAVWGTGTVHRYRADGTPDRQIRLPASQPAGLCLDGDTLYITSARHGLAAPGPLDGAVFAVRVEVPGPPAAAYRQGSAA, from the coding sequence ATGACCGCCGGCACACCGGCCGTGCGGTGGGCCGACCGGCTCGGGCTCGGCGAGGGCATCCGCGCGGTCGACGGCCGCATCGTCCTCGTCGACATCCTCACCGGACGGCTGCTGTCCGGCCCCGGCGACGGCACGGCCCCGCTCACCGAACTGGCCCGGCTCGACACCCCCCTGGGTGCCGTCGCCCCGGTCCACGACCGCCCCGGCCACTGGATCGCCGCCGCCGGAACGGGCGTCTGCCTGATCGCCCCGGACGGCAGCCCCGAGTGGCTCGCCCGCCCCGAGGACGGGGCCGCCACGGCGATGCGGATGAACGACGCCACCGCCGATCCGCAGGGCCGGTTCTGGGCGGGCAGCATGTCCTACGACGCGGACGAGGGCGCGGGCTCCCTCTACCGGACGGGCCACGACGGCTCCGTGACCCGGGTGCTGGACGGCCTGACCGTGCCCAACGGCCCGGCGTTCACGGCGGACGGCACCGTGATGTACCTCGCCGACAGCGCGAAGGGCGTCATCCGCCGCTACCCGGTGGACCCGGCCGGCGGTCTGCCGGGGGCGCCGGACACCTTCGCCTCGTTCGGCGAGGGCAGCCCGGACGGTATGACGGTCGACGACGAGGGCGCCCTGTGGACCGCGGTCTGGGGCACCGGCACCGTCCACCGCTACCGCGCCGACGGAACGCCCGACCGGCAGATCCGGCTCCCCGCATCGCAGCCCGCCGGGCTCTGCCTCGACGGGGACACCCTGTACATCACCAGCGCCCGGCACGGACTGGCCGCACCCGGACCGCTGGACGGCGCGGTGTTCGCCGTGCGCGTCGAGGTGCCGGGCCCGCCGGCCGCCGCCTACCGGCAGGGGAGTGCCGCATGA